One segment of Stenotrophomonas sp. SAU14A_NAIMI4_8 DNA contains the following:
- a CDS encoding DUF308 domain-containing protein, whose protein sequence is MLSPDSSRPSLVSAIGRSWPILLLYGVVALGFGITAVGWPLSAATALAWVLGVMAIAEGVISLLALITGGSGAPRGWLLLYALASLGFGVLAIINPLATASVLVLLLAVWLLVAGLYRIVFAIRVRKQIQGEWLLILSGVVAVVLGVLLAANPVTGLAVTTLWIGIGSLVYGVLQIVVALKLRKLT, encoded by the coding sequence ATGCTGTCTCCGGACTCGTCCCGCCCGTCGCTGGTATCGGCCATTGGCCGCAGCTGGCCGATCCTGCTGCTGTATGGCGTGGTTGCGCTGGGGTTCGGCATCACCGCAGTGGGCTGGCCACTGTCGGCGGCCACCGCACTGGCCTGGGTGCTGGGCGTGATGGCCATTGCCGAAGGGGTGATCAGTCTGCTGGCGCTTATCACTGGCGGCAGTGGCGCACCGCGCGGCTGGCTGTTGCTGTACGCGTTGGCGTCGCTTGGCTTCGGCGTACTGGCGATCATCAATCCGCTGGCCACGGCCAGCGTGCTGGTGCTGCTGCTGGCCGTGTGGCTGCTGGTGGCCGGGCTGTACCGCATCGTGTTCGCCATTCGCGTGCGCAAGCAGATCCAGGGTGAGTGGCTGCTGATACTCAGTGGCGTGGTGGCCGTGGTGCTGGGCGTGCTGCTGGCCGCCAACCCGGTGACAGGCCTGGCGGTCACCACCCTGTGGATCGGCATTGGCAGCCTGGTGTACGGGGTGTTGCAGATCGTGGTGGCATTGAAGCTGCGCAAGCTTACGTAG
- a CDS encoding ComF family protein: protein MHLRRFHNVLTRVTRQTLQLLLPLRCLVCGEPGHDGLDLCGACLSDIPWSARACHRCALPLPDIALPVCGTCRDEPPPQAATHASLLYLPPVDQLLLRFKFHHDLAAGRLLAQLMLRHPPAWTCPTLAPVPLHRRRLRQRGYNQAGELCRFLQQPVWRGLHRRRHTAPQSERSAEQRRDNLFDAFDVRGPVPPRVTLVDDVMTTGSTVLEIAETLKLVGVGEVRAWVCARVP from the coding sequence ATGCACCTACGACGATTCCACAACGTCCTTACCCGCGTTACAAGACAGACACTGCAGCTGCTGCTTCCGCTGCGCTGTCTGGTCTGCGGCGAGCCCGGCCATGATGGCCTGGATCTGTGCGGCGCCTGTCTTTCCGATATCCCCTGGTCAGCCCGTGCCTGCCACCGCTGCGCGCTGCCGCTGCCCGATATCGCGCTGCCGGTGTGCGGTACCTGTCGCGACGAACCACCGCCGCAGGCGGCCACGCACGCCAGCCTGTTGTACCTGCCGCCGGTGGACCAGTTGCTGCTGCGCTTCAAGTTTCACCACGACCTGGCGGCCGGGCGACTGCTGGCCCAGCTGATGCTGCGGCATCCACCGGCGTGGACCTGTCCGACGCTGGCACCGGTGCCGCTGCATCGCCGCCGCCTGCGCCAGCGCGGCTACAACCAGGCCGGGGAGCTGTGCAGGTTTCTGCAGCAGCCAGTGTGGCGCGGGCTGCACCGCCGCCGCCATACCGCGCCGCAGTCAGAGCGCAGTGCCGAACAGCGCAGGGACAACCTGTTCGATGCCTTCGACGTGCGCGGACCGGTGCCGCCGCGGGTGACGCTGGTGGATGACGTGATGACCACCGGCAGCACGGTGCTTGAGATTGCCGAAACGCTGAAGCTGGTGGGCGTGGGCGAAGTGCGCGCCTGGGTCTGCGCACGGGTGCCGTGA
- a CDS encoding DNA-3-methyladenine glycosylase gives MSAPTQKPGTTLCWLPAQWHVLPRDFYRRHPTLVAPQLLNKLLVRDDGRAARIVEVEAYAGSEDPAAHSYRGQTARNATMFGEAGHLYVYFTYGMHWGSNAVCGEVGEGVGVLLRAAEPVAGVAAMQVARPAARRERDLASGPGKLSQAFGITRDLDGADLVGADRGIVIASDGTPPPASPVVGPRIGISRAADFPWRWHVPDHPHVSVRPRRS, from the coding sequence ATGTCAGCACCAACACAAAAGCCGGGAACAACCCTCTGTTGGCTTCCCGCCCAATGGCACGTGCTGCCGCGCGATTTCTATCGGCGCCATCCCACCCTGGTTGCACCCCAGTTGTTGAACAAGCTGCTCGTGCGTGATGACGGGCGCGCCGCGCGCATCGTGGAAGTCGAAGCCTATGCCGGCAGCGAAGACCCGGCCGCACACTCGTATCGAGGGCAGACTGCGCGCAACGCCACGATGTTCGGCGAGGCCGGTCATCTCTATGTCTACTTCACCTATGGCATGCACTGGGGCAGCAACGCGGTATGTGGGGAAGTCGGCGAAGGCGTCGGCGTGCTGCTGAGGGCGGCCGAACCCGTGGCCGGTGTGGCGGCCATGCAGGTGGCGCGGCCTGCGGCCAGGCGCGAGCGCGATCTGGCCAGCGGCCCCGGCAAGCTTTCCCAGGCATTCGGCATTACCCGCGATCTGGATGGTGCGGACCTGGTCGGCGCCGACCGCGGCATCGTCATCGCCTCCGACGGCACGCCACCACCGGCGTCGCCCGTGGTGGGACCGCGCATCGGCATCAGCCGCGCCGCGGACTTCCCGTGGCGCTGGCATGTTCCCGACCACCCCCACGTGTCCGTGCGGCCGCGACGCAGCTGA
- a CDS encoding LysR family transcriptional regulator, with protein sequence MNQLNAIHAFARVVETGSFTRAADSLDMPTTSLSKLVRELEAHLGVRLLQRTTRRVAVTAEGQTYYEKAGRLLRDLQDVDASFSAARGTPRGMLRVDIGGSTARDVLIPLLPAFMARYPDIRIELGVSDRTVNLIGENVDCVIRGGALDDSSLVARHLGDARLITCASPAYLKAHGVPAYPEELRNGHRLISYLLPSNGRAVPFRFRGPDGTFEIKAEHRLGINESNGHLAAAVAGLGLVQTFGYAADAELRSKALVEVLQPWRPAAYPFHVVYPDNRHVSPRLRVFIDWLVEVMPPLLGG encoded by the coding sequence ATGAACCAGCTCAACGCCATCCATGCCTTCGCCCGCGTGGTCGAGACCGGCAGCTTCACCCGCGCCGCCGATTCACTGGACATGCCCACCACCTCGCTGAGCAAACTGGTGCGCGAACTGGAGGCGCACCTGGGCGTGCGGCTGCTGCAGCGGACCACGCGCCGGGTGGCGGTGACCGCCGAAGGCCAGACGTACTACGAGAAGGCCGGCCGCCTGCTGCGCGACCTGCAGGATGTCGATGCCTCGTTCAGTGCGGCACGCGGGACGCCGCGCGGCATGCTGCGCGTGGACATCGGCGGTTCCACCGCGCGTGACGTGCTGATTCCGCTGCTGCCGGCGTTCATGGCGCGCTACCCGGACATCCGCATCGAGCTGGGCGTGTCCGACCGCACGGTGAACCTGATCGGCGAGAACGTGGACTGCGTGATCCGCGGCGGCGCGCTGGATGACTCGTCGCTGGTCGCACGGCACCTGGGCGATGCGCGCCTGATCACCTGCGCCAGCCCGGCCTATCTGAAGGCGCATGGCGTGCCGGCGTATCCGGAAGAACTGCGCAATGGCCACCGCTTGATCAGCTATCTGCTGCCGTCGAACGGGCGTGCCGTGCCGTTCCGGTTCCGTGGCCCCGACGGTACCTTCGAGATCAAGGCCGAGCATCGCCTGGGCATCAACGAAAGCAATGGCCATCTGGCCGCCGCGGTGGCAGGCCTGGGCCTGGTACAGACCTTCGGTTATGCCGCCGACGCGGAGCTGCGCAGCAAGGCGCTGGTGGAGGTGCTGCAGCCGTGGCGGCCGGCGGCCTACCCCTTCCATGTGGTGTACCCCGACAACCGCCATGTCAGTCCGCGGCTGCGGGTGTTCATTGACTGGCTGGTGGAGGTGATGCCGCCGTTGTTGGGGGGCTAG
- a CDS encoding glucose 1-dehydrogenase, whose protein sequence is MSTDFNGKIALVTGGTTGIGLATAQHLARLGATVYITGRRQPELDAAVASIGAQATGIRADASQPSDLDAVYAQIARQAGRLDILFANAGGGDMLPLGAITEEHFDRIFATNVRGVLFTVQKALPLLVDGASIVLTGSTVSIQGTANFSVYSASKAAVRNFARSWSLDLKDRKIRVNVVSPGPIRTPGLGDLVPDEARQGLFDHLAAQVPLARLGEPQEVANAVAFLSSDAASFINGVELFVDGGMAQV, encoded by the coding sequence ATGAGCACTGATTTCAACGGCAAGATCGCCCTGGTCACCGGCGGCACCACCGGCATCGGCCTGGCCACCGCCCAGCACCTGGCCCGCCTGGGCGCAACGGTCTACATCACCGGCCGCCGCCAGCCGGAACTGGATGCGGCCGTGGCCAGCATCGGTGCGCAGGCCACCGGCATCCGTGCCGACGCCTCGCAGCCGAGTGACCTGGACGCGGTCTACGCGCAGATTGCCCGCCAGGCCGGCCGCCTGGACATCCTGTTCGCCAATGCCGGCGGCGGTGACATGCTGCCGCTGGGGGCGATCACCGAAGAACACTTCGACCGCATCTTCGCCACCAACGTGCGCGGCGTGCTGTTCACCGTGCAGAAGGCGCTGCCGCTGCTGGTCGATGGCGCCTCGATCGTGCTGACCGGTTCGACCGTGTCGATCCAGGGCACCGCCAACTTCAGCGTGTACAGCGCCAGCAAGGCGGCGGTGCGCAACTTTGCCCGCTCGTGGTCGCTGGACCTGAAGGACCGGAAGATCCGCGTGAACGTGGTCAGCCCGGGCCCCATCCGCACCCCTGGTCTGGGCGACCTGGTGCCCGATGAAGCCCGCCAGGGTCTGTTCGACCACCTGGCCGCGCAGGTGCCGCTGGCACGCCTGGGCGAACCGCAGGAGGTGGCCAATGCCGTGGCCTTCCTGTCCTCGGATGCGGCCAGCTTCATCAACGGTGTCGAGTTGTTCGTCGACGGTGGCATGGCCCAGGTGTAA
- a CDS encoding CbrC family protein: MELPHFAYHPDPLATGSVIAADTACVCCGQSRGYVYAGPVYAEDEYEQAICPWCIADGSAHAQLGATFTDEEGVGGGGEWDEVDETIIDEVAQRTPGFNGWQQEQWWTHCGDAAQFIGRAGRAELEALGPAALAAIQDSTGLDDGPQWQHFLAALDKDGSPTAYLFRCRHCGEVGGYQDCD, encoded by the coding sequence ATGGAACTGCCGCACTTCGCCTACCACCCCGACCCGCTGGCCACCGGCAGCGTGATCGCCGCCGATACCGCGTGCGTTTGCTGCGGGCAGTCGCGCGGCTACGTCTATGCCGGGCCGGTCTACGCCGAAGACGAATACGAACAGGCGATCTGCCCCTGGTGCATCGCCGATGGTTCGGCGCATGCGCAGCTTGGGGCTACCTTCACCGATGAAGAAGGCGTGGGCGGTGGCGGTGAATGGGACGAGGTGGACGAGACGATCATCGATGAAGTGGCGCAGCGAACGCCGGGCTTCAACGGCTGGCAGCAGGAGCAGTGGTGGACACACTGCGGCGATGCCGCCCAGTTCATCGGCCGCGCCGGTCGCGCCGAGCTGGAAGCGCTGGGCCCGGCCGCGCTGGCCGCGATCCAGGACAGCACCGGCTTGGACGATGGCCCGCAGTGGCAGCACTTCCTGGCGGCGCTGGACAAAGATGGATCACCCACGGCCTACCTGTTCCGCTGCCGGCACTGCGGCGAAGTGGGTGGCTACCAGGATTGCGACTGA
- the bioB gene encoding biotin synthase BioB → MAYAIRHDWQHDELQALFDLPLPELLFRAASVHRAHFDPAQVQVSTLLSVKTGGCPEDCAYCPQAQRYNTGVNAQKLMDTEAVLAKARQARAAGASRFCMGAAWRSPKERDIPKVAAMIAGVKALGLETCATLGMLSAEQARALKAAGLDYYNHNLDTAPDYYDSIIHTRQYQDRLDTLGHVRDAGLKTCCGGIVGMGETRAQRIGLLLALATLPAHPDSVPINQLVQVPGTPLHGSAELDPFEFVRMIAVARIVMPRSMVRLSAGREAMSDELQALCFLAGANSIFYGEKLLTTGNPESERDLALFARLGLQPMPVQVDAAGHDHGGTVHADIAACAAAGAA, encoded by the coding sequence ATGGCCTATGCCATCCGCCACGACTGGCAGCACGACGAACTGCAGGCGCTGTTCGACCTGCCCCTGCCGGAACTGCTGTTCCGCGCCGCCAGCGTGCATCGCGCGCATTTCGATCCGGCGCAGGTGCAGGTGTCTACCCTGCTGTCGGTGAAGACCGGCGGCTGCCCGGAAGACTGCGCGTACTGCCCGCAGGCGCAGCGCTACAACACCGGCGTGAACGCGCAGAAGCTGATGGACACCGAGGCGGTGCTGGCCAAGGCACGCCAGGCCAGGGCGGCCGGTGCATCGCGCTTCTGCATGGGCGCCGCATGGCGTTCGCCGAAGGAACGCGACATTCCGAAGGTGGCCGCGATGATTGCCGGGGTGAAGGCGCTCGGCCTGGAAACCTGCGCCACCCTGGGCATGCTCAGCGCCGAACAGGCACGTGCCCTGAAAGCGGCCGGCCTGGACTACTACAACCACAATCTGGACACCGCGCCGGATTACTACGATTCGATCATCCATACCCGCCAGTACCAGGACCGCCTGGATACCCTGGGCCACGTGCGCGATGCGGGACTGAAAACCTGCTGTGGCGGCATCGTCGGCATGGGCGAAACGCGCGCGCAGCGCATCGGCTTGCTGTTGGCGCTGGCCACGTTGCCGGCCCACCCCGATTCGGTACCCATCAATCAGCTGGTGCAGGTGCCCGGCACACCGCTGCATGGCAGCGCCGAACTGGACCCGTTCGAGTTCGTGCGCATGATTGCCGTGGCCCGCATCGTCATGCCGCGTTCGATGGTGCGGCTGTCGGCCGGCCGCGAAGCCATGAGCGATGAACTGCAGGCGCTGTGTTTCCTGGCCGGCGCCAACTCGATCTTCTACGGGGAAAAACTGCTGACCACCGGCAACCCGGAAAGCGAACGCGACCTGGCCTTGTTCGCGCGCCTGGGCCTGCAGCCGATGCCGGTGCAGGTGGACGCCGCGGGCCATGACCACGGCGGCACCGTGCACGCCGATATCGCCGCCTGTGCCGCTGCCGGCGCCGCGTGA
- the bioF gene encoding 8-amino-7-oxononanoate synthase — translation MARPDLSARLQAQRALRDAQGRRRPRRTVSRRDGVRLEIDGRWLTGFCSNDYLGLAQQFSVVNALQDAAAREGAGAGASHLVCGHHALHDALEREVADWLGYPRALLFGSGFAANLAVQQALLSEENDVCVQDKLNHASLLDATRLAGARLRRYPHLDPEGAMRQLKHAPDGAAMLATDGVFSMDGDIAPLRALSLVARLQQALFYVDDAHGVGVLGDGRGAVASAGLGVDDVPLQLVTLGKALGGAGALVLGRDDLIEHLAETARPYIYTTALPPALAAAALEAVRLARRDHWRRERLTDLIALFRGEARRHGLDVMASETPIQPLLCGDDHTAVAMSQALEQAGWLVGAIRPPTVPEGKARLRVTLSALHTPEQVRGLVDAIASARDQVGRAALAPDPLPPSLPFDRAIA, via the coding sequence ATGGCCCGCCCCGACCTGTCCGCCCGCCTTCAAGCCCAGCGCGCGTTGCGCGATGCCCAAGGCCGTCGCCGCCCCCGGCGCACGGTGTCGCGCCGCGATGGCGTGCGCCTGGAAATTGACGGGCGCTGGCTGACCGGCTTCTGCAGCAACGATTACCTGGGCCTGGCCCAGCAGTTCAGCGTGGTCAACGCGCTGCAGGACGCCGCCGCGCGCGAAGGCGCCGGTGCCGGTGCCTCGCACCTGGTCTGCGGCCACCACGCGCTGCACGACGCACTGGAACGCGAAGTTGCCGACTGGCTGGGTTACCCGCGCGCCCTGCTGTTCGGCAGTGGCTTCGCCGCCAACCTGGCCGTGCAGCAGGCACTGCTGAGCGAAGAGAACGATGTCTGCGTGCAGGACAAGTTGAACCACGCCAGCCTGCTCGATGCCACCCGGCTGGCCGGCGCACGCCTGCGCCGCTACCCGCACCTGGACCCGGAAGGCGCCATGCGCCAGCTCAAGCACGCACCCGATGGCGCGGCCATGCTGGCCACCGACGGTGTCTTCAGCATGGATGGCGATATCGCGCCGCTGCGTGCGCTGTCCCTGGTGGCGCGCCTGCAGCAGGCGCTGTTCTACGTGGACGATGCGCACGGCGTGGGCGTGCTGGGCGATGGTCGTGGTGCCGTGGCCAGCGCCGGGCTGGGCGTGGACGATGTGCCGCTGCAGCTGGTCACGTTGGGCAAGGCGCTGGGCGGTGCCGGCGCGCTGGTGCTGGGTCGCGACGACCTGATTGAACACCTGGCCGAAACCGCGCGGCCCTACATCTACACCACGGCGCTGCCGCCGGCCCTGGCCGCCGCCGCGCTGGAAGCGGTGCGCCTGGCCCGCCGTGACCACTGGCGGCGTGAGCGCCTGACCGATCTGATTGCCCTGTTCCGCGGCGAAGCACGCCGCCACGGGCTGGATGTAATGGCCTCGGAAACGCCGATCCAGCCGCTGCTGTGCGGCGACGACCACACCGCCGTGGCGATGTCGCAGGCGCTGGAACAAGCCGGCTGGCTGGTCGGTGCCATCCGCCCACCCACCGTGCCCGAAGGCAAGGCGCGGCTGCGCGTCACCCTGTCGGCGCTGCACACGCCCGAACAGGTGCGTGGTCTGGTGGACGCCATTGCCAGCGCGCGCGACCAGGTCGGCCGCGCCGCCCTCGCCCCCGATCCGCTGCCGCCGTCGTTGCCGTTCGACCGCGCCATCGCCTGA
- the bioH gene encoding pimeloyl-ACP methyl ester esterase BioH, which yields MHIDVTGRGPDLVLIHGWALQGGVFAPLLERLADHFTLHVVDLPGHGHSREDTTPLRLPYVVNAIAAATPPAVWCGWSLGGLFALHAAATLPKVRGLAMIAATPRFVRGDDWPHAVEPAVFEQFGRDLATDFAGTLERFLALDVMGSAHAREELRTLRQRLVERGAPTERALLEGLRLLESTDLRGALPALGRPSLWIAGQRDRLVSPAAIQAAAALAPGAQALTIAHGGHAPFLGHADQVAAALQHFVAGLSPADGGQ from the coding sequence ATGCATATCGATGTCACCGGCCGCGGGCCGGACCTGGTGCTGATCCATGGCTGGGCCCTGCAGGGCGGCGTGTTCGCGCCGCTGCTGGAACGCCTGGCCGACCACTTCACCCTGCACGTGGTGGACCTGCCCGGCCACGGCCACAGCCGCGAAGACACCACGCCGCTGCGCCTGCCCTACGTGGTGAACGCGATTGCCGCGGCTACCCCGCCGGCGGTGTGGTGCGGCTGGTCACTGGGCGGGCTGTTCGCCCTGCATGCCGCAGCGACGCTGCCCAAGGTGCGCGGGCTGGCAATGATCGCGGCCACTCCGCGTTTCGTCCGCGGCGACGACTGGCCGCATGCCGTGGAACCGGCGGTGTTCGAGCAGTTCGGGCGTGACCTGGCGACCGATTTCGCCGGCACCTTGGAACGCTTCCTGGCCTTGGACGTGATGGGCTCGGCGCACGCCCGCGAGGAACTGCGCACCCTGCGCCAGCGCCTGGTGGAACGTGGCGCGCCGACCGAGCGCGCCCTGCTGGAAGGCCTGCGCCTGCTGGAAAGCACCGACCTGCGCGGCGCCCTGCCGGCGCTGGGCAGACCCAGCCTGTGGATCGCCGGCCAGCGCGACCGTCTGGTGTCACCGGCTGCCATCCAGGCCGCCGCGGCACTCGCGCCGGGCGCGCAGGCACTGACCATCGCCCACGGCGGCCATGCGCCGTTCCTGGGCCACGCCGATCAGGTGGCCGCTGCCCTGCAACACTTCGTTGCCGGCCTGTCACCGGCCGATGGCGGACAATGA
- a CDS encoding SDR family oxidoreductase encodes MDLGISGRWALVCGASKGLGLGCARALVAEGVNVVIVARGEAALQTAAHELRALPGAGEVRAVAADVTTDAGRAQALAACPQVDILVTNAGGPPPGDFRTFERDDWIAALDANMLAPIALIRATVDAMIARGFGRIVNITSSSVKAPIDTLALSNGARSGLTGFVAGLARRTVGHNVTLNNLLPGQFDTDRLRANFAHAAGQDGDAQAVAERRRQQIPAGRFGTPDEFGAACAFLCSAQAGYLTGQNLLIDGGAYPGTF; translated from the coding sequence ATGGATCTGGGTATTTCCGGCCGCTGGGCACTGGTGTGTGGCGCAAGCAAGGGGCTGGGCCTGGGCTGCGCCCGTGCGCTGGTGGCCGAGGGCGTGAACGTGGTGATCGTGGCCCGTGGCGAAGCCGCCCTGCAGACCGCCGCCCACGAACTGCGCGCCCTGCCCGGTGCCGGCGAAGTGCGCGCGGTGGCTGCCGATGTGACCACCGACGCCGGCCGTGCCCAGGCGCTGGCCGCCTGCCCGCAGGTGGACATCCTGGTGACCAACGCCGGTGGCCCGCCGCCCGGCGATTTCCGCACGTTTGAACGCGACGACTGGATCGCCGCGCTGGACGCCAACATGCTGGCGCCGATCGCGCTGATCCGCGCCACGGTGGACGCGATGATCGCGCGCGGCTTCGGCCGCATCGTCAACATCACATCTTCATCGGTGAAGGCGCCGATCGACACGCTGGCGTTGTCCAACGGCGCGCGCAGTGGCCTGACCGGCTTCGTCGCCGGCCTGGCCCGGCGCACCGTCGGCCACAACGTCACCCTCAACAACCTGCTGCCCGGCCAGTTCGACACCGACCGCCTGCGCGCCAACTTCGCCCATGCAGCGGGCCAGGACGGCGACGCCCAGGCCGTGGCCGAGCGCCGCCGCCAGCAGATCCCCGCCGGCCGCTTCGGCACGCCGGACGAATTCGGCGCGGCCTGCGCCTTCCTGTGCAGCGCACAGGCCGGTTACCTCACCGGGCAGAACCTGCTGATCGACGGCGGCGCCTACCCCGGTACGTTCTAA
- the bioC gene encoding malonyl-ACP O-methyltransferase BioC produces the protein MPSHFDARHVRRAFGRAASSYDAAAALQREVQSRLIESLDYLEARTPAVVLDIGSGTGHASALMKKRWPKAQVIALDVALPMLGQAKRQAGWWKPFQRLCGDAAALPLADNSVDVIFSNLCLQWLDDLPAVFAGFRRVLKPGGLLLCSTFGPETLIELNEAFAAADDRPHVSRFAQIAQFGDALMMAGFRDPVLDRDLFTLTYDDLPALMRELRAMGATNARVDRRHTLTGRGRFAAAAAAYEPLRRDDGKLPSSWEVIYAHAWAPDPGAPIREGGHDIASVPVSAIPIRRKQP, from the coding sequence ATGCCGTCCCACTTCGATGCCCGCCACGTCCGCCGCGCCTTCGGCCGCGCCGCCAGCAGTTACGACGCCGCCGCTGCCCTGCAGCGCGAAGTGCAGTCGCGGCTGATCGAATCGCTGGATTACCTGGAAGCACGCACGCCGGCGGTGGTGCTGGACATTGGTTCGGGCACCGGCCACGCCAGCGCGCTGATGAAGAAGCGCTGGCCGAAGGCGCAGGTGATCGCGCTGGACGTGGCCCTGCCGATGCTGGGCCAGGCCAAGCGCCAGGCCGGCTGGTGGAAGCCGTTCCAGCGCCTGTGCGGTGATGCCGCCGCGCTGCCGCTGGCCGACAACAGCGTCGATGTGATCTTCAGCAACCTGTGCCTGCAGTGGCTGGACGACCTGCCGGCGGTGTTTGCCGGTTTCCGCCGCGTGCTCAAGCCCGGCGGCCTGCTGCTGTGTTCCACCTTCGGCCCGGAAACGCTGATCGAGCTCAACGAAGCGTTCGCCGCCGCCGATGACCGTCCGCACGTGAGTCGCTTCGCGCAGATCGCCCAGTTCGGCGATGCACTGATGATGGCCGGCTTCCGCGACCCGGTGCTGGACCGCGATCTGTTCACCCTGACCTACGACGACCTGCCCGCGCTGATGCGCGAGCTGCGCGCGATGGGCGCCACCAACGCCCGCGTGGACCGTCGCCATACCCTGACCGGGCGCGGCCGCTTCGCCGCCGCTGCGGCGGCCTACGAACCCCTGCGCCGCGACGATGGCAAGCTGCCCAGCAGCTGGGAAGTGATCTACGCCCACGCCTGGGCACCGGACCCCGGCGCACCGATCCGCGAAGGTGGCCACGACATCGCATCGGTACCGGTGTCGGCCATCCCGATCCGCCGCAAGCAGCCCTGA
- a CDS encoding YdcF family protein has protein sequence MGGGVSRGRHRARTGLLGWLWRLFVLVVVWLLGVTAWIVWVGERDQAAKADAIIVLGAAAYDAKPSPVFEERIRHGLDLYQAGYAPLLIFTGGYGGSGARFSESQVARRYALKHGVPDDAILIETASRNTVQNLVEAKRLMEQRHLQRVIIVSDPLHMARALRLSQAMGIEALASSTPSTRFRSFHTSWRFLLQEIYFFHRDLVRPPLSSPGNT, from the coding sequence CTGGGAGGCGGCGTGAGCCGCGGCCGGCACCGTGCCCGCACCGGCCTGCTGGGCTGGCTGTGGCGGCTGTTCGTACTGGTGGTGGTGTGGTTGCTGGGGGTGACGGCGTGGATCGTCTGGGTGGGCGAGCGCGACCAGGCGGCCAAGGCCGACGCGATCATCGTGCTGGGTGCTGCGGCGTACGACGCCAAGCCGTCGCCGGTGTTCGAAGAGCGCATCCGCCATGGCCTGGATCTGTACCAGGCCGGCTACGCGCCGTTGCTGATCTTCACCGGTGGCTATGGTGGCAGCGGCGCGCGCTTTTCCGAATCACAGGTGGCGCGCCGTTACGCACTGAAGCATGGCGTGCCCGACGACGCGATCCTGATTGAGACCGCCTCGCGCAATACCGTGCAGAACCTGGTGGAAGCCAAGCGCCTGATGGAGCAGCGGCACCTGCAGCGGGTCATCATTGTCAGCGACCCGCTGCACATGGCCCGCGCGCTGCGCCTGAGCCAGGCGATGGGGATCGAAGCGCTGGCCTCGTCCACGCCCAGTACGCGCTTCCGCAGCTTCCATACCAGCTGGCGCTTCCTGCTGCAGGAGATCTACTTCTTCCACCGCGACCTGGTGCGCCCGCCGTTGAGTTCGCCGGGCAACACCTGA
- a CDS encoding pyridoxal-phosphate dependent enzyme produces MSDSLLPTPADVLAAAARIAPHAHVTPVLRSHALDALAGASLAFKAEHLQRGGAFKFRGACNAVWSLPEDRAAAGVVTHSSGNHGAALALAARTRGIPCHVVVPEGAVAAKLANIARHGATLWRCPPTIADREATCAQVQADSGATLVHPYADPAVMAGQGTAALELLHSDGPFDVLVVPVGGGGLACGTALALQHASPHTRLVLAEPAGADDTARSLAAGTRQGPFTPDTFCDGLRTLVGVPNFALLQAAGAEVIVVDDAATLAAMRLLWEVLKQVVEPSSATVLAAVLAQPQRFAGLRVGLVLSGGNVDLPALRWEAA; encoded by the coding sequence ATGAGCGATTCACTGTTGCCTACCCCCGCCGATGTACTGGCCGCCGCAGCGCGCATCGCGCCGCATGCCCATGTGACCCCGGTGCTGCGTTCGCACGCGCTGGATGCGCTGGCCGGAGCGTCGTTGGCGTTCAAGGCCGAGCACCTGCAGCGCGGCGGTGCCTTCAAGTTCCGTGGGGCATGCAATGCGGTGTGGTCGCTGCCGGAAGATCGGGCGGCGGCGGGCGTGGTGACCCATTCGTCGGGCAACCACGGTGCCGCACTGGCGCTGGCGGCGCGCACCCGCGGCATTCCCTGCCACGTGGTGGTGCCCGAGGGCGCGGTGGCAGCCAAACTGGCCAACATCGCCCGCCACGGTGCCACGCTGTGGCGTTGCCCGCCCACCATTGCCGACCGCGAGGCCACCTGCGCGCAGGTGCAGGCCGATAGCGGCGCGACCTTGGTGCACCCGTATGCCGACCCAGCCGTGATGGCCGGGCAGGGCACCGCGGCGCTGGAACTGCTGCACAGCGATGGCCCGTTCGATGTGCTGGTGGTGCCGGTCGGCGGCGGTGGCCTGGCCTGCGGCACCGCGCTAGCCCTGCAGCACGCCAGCCCGCACACCCGCCTGGTGCTGGCCGAACCGGCCGGGGCCGACGACACCGCGCGCTCGCTGGCCGCCGGTACCCGCCAGGGCCCGTTCACCCCGGACACGTTCTGCGACGGCCTGCGCACCCTGGTCGGGGTGCCCAACTTCGCCCTGCTGCAGGCCGCCGGCGCCGAGGTGATCGTGGTCGATGATGCCGCCACGCTGGCCGCCATGCGCCTGCTGTGGGAGGTGCTGAAGCAGGTGGTCGAACCGTCTTCGGCCACGGTGCTGGCCGCGGTACTGGCGCAGCCGCAGCGGTTTGCCGGCCTGCGCGTGGGCCTGGTGCTGTCCGGTGGCAACGTGGACCTGCCGGCACTGCGCTGGGAGGCGGCGTGA